The proteins below are encoded in one region of Dioscorea cayenensis subsp. rotundata cultivar TDr96_F1 chromosome 18, TDr96_F1_v2_PseudoChromosome.rev07_lg8_w22 25.fasta, whole genome shotgun sequence:
- the LOC120282147 gene encoding MDIS1-interacting receptor like kinase 2-like encodes MLHLRYQVVWNYKVISFIAVVLHHKLSIGDWPNSYEMACCLCNGSSQLSLSSQTLISGFLAVISVNFVIALYVIMVMKEPTNQEPQPDPTFLDEARMSITQPSRSVASENSETRDKVEKLEQNYLTGPLPAFIGNLTALQTLGIDTNKFNGSLPSELGNLTNLQQVYMDSCVASGGIPPTLANLKQLSCGHLTIISLAEFQTSLGVGQI; translated from the exons ATGCTTCATTTGCGGTATCAAGTTGTGTGGAACTACAAAGTTATCTCGTTTATTGCTGTTGTACTACATCACAAATTATCCATCGGAGATTGGCCTAATAGCTATGAAATGGCATGTTGCTTGTGTAATG GTTCCAGCCAGCTCTCGTTGTCATCCCAGACTCTTATAAGTGGATTTCTCGCTGTGATTTCTGTGAATTTTGTTATTGCATTATACGTCATTATGGTCATGAAGGAACCAACTAATCAGGAGCCCCAGCCAGATCCAACCTTCTTAGATGAAGCCAGAATGAGCATAACCCAACCTTCTCGTTCAGTGGCCAGTGAAAATTCTGAAACCCGTGATAAGGTGGA GAAGTTGGAACAAAACTATCTTACGGGACCCTTGCCGGCATTTATTGGAAATTTGACAGCTTTGCAAACCTT GGGGATagatacaaataaatttaatggtTCACTTCCTTCAGAGCTTGGAAACCTGACCAACCTACAGCAAGT GTACATGGATAGTTGCGTAGCAAGTGGTGGGATCCCCCCAACTCTAGCCAACCTCAAGCAACTATCTT GTGGGCATCTGACAATAATTTCACTGGCAGAATTCCAGACTTCATTGGGAGTTGGACAAATCTAA
- the LOC120282357 gene encoding pectinesterase 3-like: MYIYILTVMFSNKTVAVGRRFMAKGISFKNTAGPDKHQAVALRAGSDQSVFYKCSFDGYQDTLYAHSLRQFYRDCDITGTIDFIFGNAAVVFQSCNIKPRQPLPNQSNTITAQGRTDPNQNTGISIQSSTISALDSLSRPTYLGRPWKPYSTTIIMKTEISAVVDPSGWMPWVAGTVPPETIMYAEYDNTGPGAGVAGRVKWPGYQSSVSDKVAQKFSVASFIAGDEWLPDSGVEFVSTLS; this comes from the coding sequence atgtatatatacatattaacaGTAATGTTTTCAAACAAAACAGTGGCGGTTGGCCGGAGGTTCATGGCAAAGGGAATTTCATTCAAGAACACAGCCGGACCAGATAAACACCAAGCAGTGGCATTGCGCGCCGGCTCAGACCAGTCAGTCTTCTACAAATGCTCATTCGACGGGTACCAAGACACTCTCTACGCCCACTCACTCCGCCAGTTCTACCGTGACTGTGATATCACCGGCACCATCGACTTCATCTTCGGCAACGCCGCAGTGGTCTTCCAAAGCTGTAACATAAAACCTCGTCAACCACTCCCGAACCAGTCCAATACCATCACCGCACAAGGCCGGACTGATCCCAATCAAAACACCGGCATTTCCATTCAATCCTCAACCATCTCTGCTTTGGATTCTTTATCTCGTCCTACTTATCTTGGCCGGCCTTGGAAACCATACTCCACTACAATTATAATGAAGACTGAAATCTCGGCAGTGGTTGATCCCTCCGGCTGGATGCCGTGGGTGGCCGGCACTGTGCCACCGGAGACTATAATGTATGCTGAGTATGATAACACTGGGCCTGGTGCTGGCGTTGCCGGCCGGGTTAAGTGGCCGGGATACCAGTCTTCTGTGAGTGATAAGGTGGCTCAAAAGTTTAGTGTTGCTTCTTTCATTGCCGGTGATGAATGGTTGCCGGACTCTGGTGTTGAGTTTGTCTCCACgttgtcttga